In Coleofasciculus sp. FACHB-1120, the genomic stretch CAGACTGCCAAGCACCTCCGGAGTCACGATATTTCCGGCAACCCGGATATCAAATAAATCTCCGAGTCCTTCGTCAAACAAAATTTCCCCAGACACCCGCGAATCCGCGCAGGTTAGCAGAGTTGCAAACGGGTGTTGTGCTTGGGCAATTTCTTTAATGCGTGCCTCTGTTTGATCGGGATGATTAGCCTTGTGTTGCACAAACCGTTGATTGCCCTCCATCAAACGTTTTAGGGCGGCATCAGGGCTGGGAGGATCAACGGTCGCTGCGATCGCTCGATTTGCTTGCACGCCCCAAAATGCACTTCCTGTCACAGCAGCCATCAGCGCTATTCCGCCAGTTCCCGTTAAGTTCAAGAAATTGCGTCGCCCCATCAACCCATTGTTTTCATTCATCGCTTTTGAAGAAGTAAAAGTTGCAGAATAAACGATTCAAAGTTTAAAGCTGAAGCTAGACTTTACTTTTGTTTTTTAGTTTCTTCAGATTTCACAAAAGGCAAAATTAGCCGCCCTACAACGAAGCAACGCATCTCGTCGAGCGAATTTCCATCGCATCAGAAATGTAACAGCTGCCTCCAAACTTGTTGAGAATTGGTCGAATGATTTCCACCGCACCTTTAAGCTTTTCTGGCGCACAAAACGCGATGACATAGACATTATCCAGCATCGTCATGTCTAAATCCTCAGAACCGCCTCTAAGCCCTTGTCCGGCAACATTTCGGATGACTAGGTGCCCCGTTACACCTGATTTTTTCAAGCTGTCTAAAATTTTGCCAAGTTCAACTGAATTTGCGATGATTTCTATTCGTTTAACTGAATGCATGATGTTATCTCCAAAGCATCTCAATGCCGTACAGATATAAAGGAATTCCCACAATGATGTTGAAAGGAAACGTTACAGCTAGCGCGGTAGAAACGTACAAGCTAGGGTTCGCTTCAGGAACCGTTAAACGCATAGCGGCGGGAACAGCAATATAAGAAGCACTTGCACAAAGCACCGCAAATAAAAGTGCGTCTCCCTTCGGCATTCCGATAAATTTTGCAATGAAAAGGCCAATACCTGCATTGAGGATTGGGATTAGTATTGCAAAAGAAATGAGAAAAACGCCCGTTTTTTGCAAGTCCTTAATTCTTCTAGCCGCAACCAACCCCATGTCGAGCAAAAAGAAGGTCAGGATACCGTAGAACAATCCCTGAGTAAAGGGTTCCAAAGTGTGCCAACCGCGTTCTCCAGTTAGGACTCCGATTATCAGGCTACCAACCAGCAGAAATACGGAGCTATTCAGGAAGGCTTCTTGCAGCACTTCTGACCAAGAAAAATCTCGATCCCCCTGGTTGGCTGTGAATAGATTGACCAGAATCAGCCCGACGATGATAGCCGGAGATTCCATAAGCGCTAGGGCTGCAACCATATAACCATCATAATCAATCCCCAACTCGGTCAAAAAAGCCC encodes the following:
- a CDS encoding P-II family nitrogen regulator, coding for MHSVKRIEIIANSVELGKILDSLKKSGVTGHLVIRNVAGQGLRGGSEDLDMTMLDNVYVIAFCAPEKLKGAVEIIRPILNKFGGSCYISDAMEIRSTRCVASL
- a CDS encoding sodium-dependent bicarbonate transport family permease — translated: MDTSLIVSNILNPPILFFFLGMLAVFVKSDLEIPAPFPKLLSLYLLFSIGFKGGVELIKSGLTQEVLLTMLAAIVMACAVPIYTFFILKLRLDTYDAAAIAATYGSISAVTFITAGAFLTELGIDYDGYMVAALALMESPAIIVGLILVNLFTANQGDRDFSWSEVLQEAFLNSSVFLLVGSLIIGVLTGERGWHTLEPFTQGLFYGILTFFLLDMGLVAARRIKDLQKTGVFLISFAILIPILNAGIGLFIAKFIGMPKGDALLFAVLCASASYIAVPAAMRLTVPEANPSLYVSTALAVTFPFNIIVGIPLYLYGIEMLWR
- a CDS encoding carbonic anhydrase, which gives rise to MNENNGLMGRRNFLNLTGTGGIALMAAVTGSAFWGVQANRAIAATVDPPSPDAALKRLMEGNQRFVQHKANHPDQTEARIKEIAQAQHPFATLLTCADSRVSGEILFDEGLGDLFDIRVAGNIVTPEVLGSLEYAVAILSTPVIMVLGHERCGAVTAAVQGERLPGSMNSFVKAIKPAIAKTKDESGDPVDNAVIANVRYQIEKLKQNSTIVSERLLDDKLKIVGGRYDLDTGKVTLI